From Amycolatopsis cihanbeyliensis, a single genomic window includes:
- a CDS encoding transglutaminaseTgpA domain-containing protein yields the protein MSPGQVRTAGRGGPRGGAEAVGTGGRVARTAAELVLCGATIVAGGLLYGRFFATAGYLPQVCGAAVVAVLAATLAGLRRWGSIATLLTAVGGFALLSTYGVFRTTVIHGLPTGDTVAELARGMLGGWARMFTVVPPADLRGDLLITPVLITWIAAFTAATLVLRTRTVLAPVAPGLVAFTAALLFVGAQPGVQLLPTACFLASALLLVLLRAVRSGAELLADSRQAHRLRRATVGRLAAGVPSVAVIILLAVLGGQAFPLSSGADRFDPRALTEPPVRVADTLTPLVTLKTQLRERPPRRLFTVRTGGDAAGLDRVRTAALDEFDGVLWTAADRFLLAGRELAVDPALTASRTVTAEITIDGLAGPFLPVFGWPARLWPAGLDAGAIGFSRDSGVLVNAGDAWQGASYRLTGVLGAPDGGLPRAAPSTGPVYRRYTELPGLPSELHATAQRLTASESTAYAELVAIERYLRGLPYRLGAQPGHSYARLHGLLTGSGSDGKAGFAEQHASAFAVLARAAGFPARVAVGYRLPAARAGVHTVTTRDAHAWAEVHFERYGWVPFEPTGPAVSAAGSRGHPDGELDGSALGPRRPEPPPAARPRPDPPPAPADRSAGPSWEWLLWGAVLLPALGLLVGASIVLAKVRRRRRRRGATGNTARTLGAWQEAVDRLAERGVREPVSRTAVETAEAARAALGARVEPAVELAELATAATYAPTEPADGDVRRAWGLERELRMRLYPPRPSLRWLLAAVDPRPLRPGRHTAGERGNVGTTGIR from the coding sequence GTGAGTCCCGGGCAGGTCCGGACCGCGGGCCGGGGAGGGCCGCGCGGAGGAGCGGAGGCCGTCGGTACCGGCGGCCGGGTTGCCCGGACCGCGGCCGAGCTCGTGCTGTGTGGTGCCACGATCGTCGCCGGTGGCCTGCTGTACGGCCGGTTCTTCGCCACCGCCGGGTACCTGCCGCAGGTGTGCGGCGCCGCCGTGGTCGCGGTGCTGGCCGCCACCCTGGCCGGGCTGCGCCGGTGGGGGTCGATCGCCACCCTGCTGACCGCGGTCGGCGGGTTCGCCCTGCTGTCCACCTACGGCGTGTTCCGCACCACCGTCATACACGGGCTGCCCACCGGAGACACGGTGGCCGAACTGGCGCGGGGGATGCTGGGCGGCTGGGCGCGGATGTTCACCGTCGTCCCGCCGGCCGACCTGCGTGGCGACCTGCTCATCACCCCGGTGCTGATCACCTGGATCGCGGCCTTCACCGCGGCCACGCTCGTGCTGCGCACCCGGACGGTGCTGGCGCCGGTGGCGCCCGGGCTGGTGGCCTTCACGGCGGCGCTGCTGTTCGTCGGGGCGCAACCGGGCGTCCAGCTGTTGCCCACCGCGTGCTTCCTTGCCTCCGCGCTGCTGCTGGTGTTGCTGCGGGCCGTTCGGTCCGGCGCCGAGCTCCTTGCCGACTCCCGGCAGGCGCACCGGCTCCGCCGGGCCACCGTGGGCAGGCTGGCCGCCGGGGTGCCGTCGGTCGCCGTGATCATCCTGCTTGCCGTGCTGGGCGGGCAGGCGTTCCCGCTGTCCTCCGGCGCGGACCGGTTCGATCCGCGCGCGCTGACCGAGCCACCGGTGCGAGTCGCCGACACGCTCACCCCGCTGGTGACGCTGAAGACCCAGCTACGGGAGCGGCCGCCGCGCCGCCTGTTCACGGTTCGCACCGGTGGCGACGCCGCGGGCCTCGACCGGGTCAGGACCGCCGCGCTCGACGAGTTCGACGGGGTCCTGTGGACCGCGGCCGACCGCTTCCTGCTGGCCGGGCGGGAACTGGCCGTGGACCCCGCGCTGACCGCGTCCCGCACCGTCACCGCGGAGATCACGATCGACGGGCTCGCCGGGCCGTTCCTTCCGGTGTTCGGTTGGCCCGCGCGGCTGTGGCCGGCAGGGCTGGACGCCGGTGCGATCGGGTTCAGCAGGGACTCGGGTGTCCTGGTCAACGCCGGGGACGCCTGGCAAGGGGCGAGCTACCGGCTGACCGGTGTGCTGGGCGCCCCCGATGGCGGCCTGCCCCGCGCGGCACCGAGTACCGGACCGGTGTACCGGCGTTACACCGAACTGCCCGGCCTGCCGAGCGAGCTGCACGCCACGGCGCAACGGCTCACCGCGAGCGAGTCGACCGCCTACGCCGAGCTCGTCGCGATCGAGCGGTACCTGCGCGGGCTGCCGTACCGGCTCGGCGCGCAGCCCGGGCACTCCTACGCCCGGTTGCACGGCCTGCTGACCGGCAGCGGTTCGGACGGCAAGGCGGGTTTCGCCGAGCAACACGCCTCGGCCTTCGCCGTGCTCGCCCGCGCCGCGGGCTTCCCCGCCAGGGTCGCGGTCGGCTACCGGCTGCCCGCGGCTCGTGCCGGGGTGCACACCGTCACCACCCGCGACGCGCATGCCTGGGCCGAGGTGCATTTCGAACGCTACGGCTGGGTTCCGTTCGAACCCACCGGACCCGCCGTGTCCGCGGCCGGTTCGCGCGGTCACCCCGACGGTGAGCTCGACGGTTCCGCACTCGGGCCGCGGCGGCCCGAACCGCCGCCGGCCGCGCGGCCGCGGCCGGATCCGCCGCCTGCCCCCGCGGATCGTTCCGCCGGCCCGAGCTGGGAGTGGTTGCTGTGGGGCGCGGTGCTGCTGCCCGCGCTCGGCCTGCTGGTGGGTGCGTCGATCGTGCTGGCGAAGGTCCGCAGGCGGCGACGGCGGCGCGGTGCCACGGGGAACACCGCGAGGACACTGGGTGCCTGGCAGGAGGCCGTGGACCGGCTCGCCGAGCGCGGGGTGCGGGAACCGGTCTCGCGGACCGCGGTGGAGACGGCCGAGGCGGCAAGGGCCGCGCTCGGCGCGCGGGTGGAACCCGCCGTGGAGCTGGCCGAACTGGCGACCGCGGCCACCTACGCGCCGACCGAACCCGCGGACGGCGATGTCCGCAGGGCCTGGGGGCTGGAACGCGAGTTGCGTATGCGGCTGTACCCGCCCCGGCCCTCGCTACGGTGGCTGCTGGCCGCGGTGGACCCGCGGCCGTTACGCCCGGGGCGGCACACGGCAGGAGAGCGCGGCAACGTTGGCACGACAGGAATCAGGTGA
- a CDS encoding DUF58 domain-containing protein → MITGKGAALAASAVLLLAGGVLAGYPELIVLGLGCVAALVVAAGWMVARPRLTTVRTISPPRVPEGVPAYGVLTVTNSGRRRSPPLTVTETVAGRRIAVPLPSLPAGGATESTYPLPTECRGRHVLPAPAVGHADPLQLLRTGAAHGRESVLHVYPRTHRIAPLPMPGMRDAEGGDARGSARDGVAFHSLRDYQPGDDWRRIHWPSTARIGTLQVRHHVVPDEPRQLIVLDTSAQPYAGEAFEDATRVAASWCEAAGRAGLPFELRTTGDRIGTTGRRQWDSEMTTALDLLSRVGSSAADRGVTGVPDLVRDLVATGEWITFGLVTGRAAPEEREILAAVRPWFRTITVVHIGQSGTGGRESPAGVVVVDAPTSAEFADRWNSAVPP, encoded by the coding sequence GTGATCACCGGAAAGGGGGCCGCACTCGCCGCGTCGGCCGTGCTGTTGCTGGCGGGCGGCGTGCTCGCGGGGTATCCCGAGTTGATCGTGCTCGGCCTCGGCTGCGTGGCGGCGCTGGTGGTGGCGGCGGGGTGGATGGTGGCCCGTCCGCGACTGACGACCGTACGCACGATCAGCCCGCCGCGGGTGCCGGAGGGTGTGCCGGCCTACGGCGTGCTGACCGTGACCAATTCCGGGCGCCGGCGTAGCCCTCCGCTGACGGTCACCGAAACCGTGGCCGGGCGCCGGATCGCCGTTCCGCTGCCGAGCCTGCCTGCCGGTGGTGCCACCGAGTCCACCTACCCGCTGCCGACCGAGTGCCGTGGCAGGCATGTCCTGCCCGCACCCGCGGTCGGCCATGCCGACCCGCTGCAATTGCTGCGGACCGGGGCCGCGCACGGCCGGGAGTCCGTGTTGCACGTCTACCCGCGGACGCACCGGATCGCCCCGCTGCCGATGCCGGGCATGCGGGACGCGGAGGGCGGCGACGCGCGCGGCTCCGCGCGGGACGGGGTCGCGTTCCACAGCCTGCGTGACTACCAGCCGGGCGACGACTGGCGGCGGATCCACTGGCCCTCCACGGCGCGGATCGGGACGCTCCAGGTACGGCACCATGTCGTCCCGGACGAGCCCCGGCAGCTGATCGTGTTGGACACCAGCGCCCAACCGTACGCGGGCGAGGCCTTCGAGGACGCCACCAGGGTGGCCGCCTCCTGGTGCGAGGCCGCCGGTCGCGCGGGCCTGCCGTTCGAACTGCGTACCACCGGGGACCGGATCGGTACGACCGGGCGGCGGCAGTGGGACAGCGAGATGACCACCGCGCTGGACCTGCTGTCCAGGGTGGGGTCGTCCGCGGCCGACCGCGGGGTCACCGGAGTGCCGGACCTGGTCCGCGACCTGGTCGCCACCGGCGAGTGGATCACCTTCGGCCTGGTGACCGGCCGGGCGGCGCCCGAGGAGCGGGAGATCCTCGCCGCGGTGCGGCCGTGGTTCCGTACGATCACTGTTGTCCACATCGGACAGTCGGGTACCGGGGGTCGGGAGTCACCGGCCGGGGTGGTCGTGGTCGACGCGCCTACCAGCGCCGAGTTCGCCGACCGCTGGAACTCGGCGGTGCCGCCGTGA
- a CDS encoding AAA family ATPase, translating into MPDWMVSRQGFHELARNIEDFVRGKSTTVRLALVCLLAEGHLLIEDVPGVAKTSLAKAIAHSVAGSTVKRIQFTPDLLPSDVTGVQVYDQAKGGFEYRQGPVFTNILLADEINRASPKTQSALLEVMAERQVTVDGAARAVPDPFLCIATQNPVEHQGTYVLPEAQLDRFLMRIAIGYPDELDDEVSVVTDGIARRKPEQLRAVLELDQLRTLIGLVRELHISMELRTYVAMLTRATRTHPDVELGASPRGSIALATAAQAYALSMGRSYVTADDVKAIAVPVLNHRLLLTSQARIQQQTPEAVVRDILAGVPVPRAQGHR; encoded by the coding sequence GTGCCCGACTGGATGGTCTCCCGGCAGGGTTTCCATGAGCTGGCCAGGAACATCGAGGACTTCGTCAGGGGGAAGTCGACGACGGTCCGGCTGGCGCTGGTGTGCCTGCTCGCCGAAGGGCACCTGCTGATCGAGGACGTGCCCGGCGTGGCGAAAACCTCACTGGCGAAGGCGATCGCGCATTCCGTGGCGGGTTCGACGGTGAAACGGATCCAGTTCACCCCCGACCTGCTGCCGTCGGATGTCACCGGTGTGCAGGTCTACGACCAGGCCAAGGGCGGCTTCGAGTACCGGCAGGGCCCGGTGTTCACCAACATCCTGCTGGCCGACGAGATCAATCGTGCCTCCCCGAAAACCCAGTCGGCGCTGCTGGAGGTGATGGCCGAACGGCAGGTCACGGTGGACGGTGCCGCACGCGCGGTCCCGGACCCGTTTCTCTGCATCGCCACCCAGAATCCGGTGGAACACCAGGGAACGTACGTGCTGCCGGAGGCCCAGCTCGACCGGTTCCTGATGCGGATCGCCATCGGGTACCCGGACGAGCTCGACGACGAGGTGTCGGTGGTCACCGACGGGATCGCCCGGCGCAAACCCGAGCAACTGCGCGCCGTGCTGGAACTGGACCAGTTGCGCACGCTCATCGGACTGGTGCGGGAACTGCACATCTCGATGGAGCTGCGGACCTACGTCGCGATGCTCACCAGGGCGACCCGCACGCACCCGGACGTCGAGCTGGGCGCCAGCCCGCGGGGCAGCATCGCGCTGGCCACCGCGGCCCAGGCCTACGCCCTGTCGATGGGTCGTTCCTACGTCACCGCCGACGACGTGAAGGCGATCGCGGTGCCGGTGCTGAACCATCGGCTGCTGCTGACCTCGCAGGCGCGGATCCAGCAGCAGACCCCCGAGGCGGTGGTACGGGACATTTTGGCCGGGGTGCCGGTCCCGCGGGCGCAGGGACACCGGTGA
- a CDS encoding universal stress protein, with translation MSTETAHGAIVVGVDGSPSASRAVEWAARTAAERNTGLYLVHAFHPGGSYGGGLPAPLDVFEELEQEGRRILDEAAEAARAVAPRLAVHTDPRREAPVPVLLDLSGVARMIVLGASGSGGFAGMRLGSTAIAVSAHARCPVAVVRGRDGADGLPEEGPVVVGVDGSPISDRAIGVAFEEASQRNAPLVAVHSWVDGDYEDVFSPERFNAVWESVDEVEQRSLAERLAGWQEKHPDVRVERVVVRDRPRHQLLERSGEARLLVVGSRGRGGFRGMLLGSTSQALVQHARCPVLVVRPTDEGGG, from the coding sequence ATGAGCACGGAGACAGCGCACGGCGCGATCGTGGTCGGGGTGGACGGTTCGCCCTCGGCGAGCCGGGCCGTGGAGTGGGCCGCGAGGACGGCCGCCGAACGCAACACCGGCCTGTATCTGGTGCACGCCTTTCACCCCGGTGGCTCCTACGGCGGGGGGTTGCCCGCCCCGCTGGACGTGTTCGAGGAACTGGAGCAGGAGGGGCGACGCATCCTGGACGAGGCCGCCGAGGCGGCGCGTGCCGTCGCGCCCCGGCTCGCCGTGCACACCGACCCCCGACGCGAGGCGCCGGTACCGGTGCTGCTCGACTTGTCCGGAGTGGCGCGGATGATCGTGCTCGGCGCCTCGGGTTCCGGCGGGTTCGCCGGGATGCGCCTGGGCTCCACCGCGATCGCGGTGTCCGCGCACGCGCGTTGCCCCGTCGCGGTGGTGCGCGGTCGGGACGGCGCCGACGGGCTGCCCGAGGAGGGGCCGGTGGTGGTCGGTGTGGACGGGAGCCCGATCAGTGACCGGGCGATCGGGGTCGCCTTCGAGGAGGCGTCGCAACGAAACGCGCCGTTGGTGGCCGTGCACTCCTGGGTCGACGGGGACTACGAGGACGTGTTCAGCCCGGAGCGGTTCAACGCGGTCTGGGAGTCGGTGGACGAGGTCGAGCAGCGGTCGCTCGCCGAGCGGCTCGCCGGCTGGCAGGAGAAGCACCCGGACGTGCGGGTGGAACGCGTGGTGGTGCGGGACCGTCCGCGGCACCAGTTGCTGGAGCGGTCCGGCGAGGCGCGACTGCTCGTGGTGGGCAGCCGGGGCCGGGGTGGATTCCGGGGCATGTTACTCGGATCGACCAGCCAGGCGCTTGTCCAGCACGCCCGATGCCCGGTGTTGGTGGTACGCCCCACCGACGAGGGCGGGGGTTGA
- a CDS encoding RNA polymerase sigma factor yields MVFGMELGELCARAAAGDQTAMAALAREAAALLLAVARAHRLDEADSWDVHQGTWVSLAGRLPLVRDPRRLSAWLATTARRLALRTLRGRRRELPRGYWPEECGLFEHPHPSAEALVLRLERDRVLWRAAARLPRRHRLLLWLLAYRPDLTQAQLATRLGIAPGSVGPLRKRCFDQMRAWLRAEGIHGFE; encoded by the coding sequence ATGGTGTTCGGCATGGAACTCGGCGAGCTGTGCGCAAGGGCCGCCGCGGGTGACCAGACCGCCATGGCGGCGTTGGCGCGAGAGGCCGCCGCGCTGCTGCTGGCCGTGGCCAGGGCGCACCGGTTGGACGAGGCGGACAGTTGGGACGTGCACCAGGGCACCTGGGTGTCGCTGGCCGGGCGGCTACCGCTGGTACGGGACCCGCGCCGACTGTCTGCCTGGCTGGCGACCACCGCGCGCAGGCTCGCGCTGCGCACGCTGCGTGGGCGGCGGCGGGAACTGCCCCGCGGGTACTGGCCGGAGGAGTGCGGGCTGTTCGAGCATCCGCATCCCTCCGCGGAGGCGCTGGTGCTGCGGCTGGAGCGCGACCGGGTGCTCTGGCGGGCGGCCGCGCGACTACCCAGGCGGCACCGGCTGCTGCTGTGGCTGCTGGCGTACCGGCCGGACCTCACCCAGGCGCAGCTCGCGACGCGGCTGGGTATCGCGCCGGGCAGCGTGGGACCGCTGCGGAAACGCTGTTTCGACCAGATGCGGGCCTGGCTGCGTGCCGAGGGGATCCACGGCTTCGAGTAG
- a CDS encoding Ku protein, with translation MRAMWKGAVSFGLVSIPIHLYAATESKNINFRQVHEADGGRIQYKRFCSAEDKEVPYAEIAKGYELPDGGMVVLTSADLEEIPLSTSKTIDVLEFVPLEAIDPIYYDRTYYLEPQKAATKPYVLLRDALHKSGQVAVVKVAIRQRESLALLRVVSDVLVMTTMLWPDEVRTPDFAFLQEEPPQVRSQELTMASSLIDSLSDTVFEPEKYEDTYRQALESLIQAKIEGDDTTTAPAAKHEADVTDLLTALQASVSAAKKDRESSAEPAKRATGGSGGAAGRSTASKTKGTGSRSTTSKSGSDGSAKSAAKKPTKSRRSPKSA, from the coding sequence ATGCGCGCGATGTGGAAGGGCGCGGTCTCGTTCGGGCTGGTCTCCATCCCGATTCACCTGTACGCGGCGACCGAGAGCAAGAACATCAACTTCCGCCAGGTCCACGAGGCCGACGGTGGCCGTATCCAGTACAAGCGTTTCTGCTCGGCGGAGGACAAGGAGGTGCCCTACGCCGAGATCGCGAAGGGCTACGAGCTTCCCGACGGCGGCATGGTCGTGCTGACCAGCGCGGATCTCGAGGAGATCCCGCTGTCCACCTCGAAGACGATCGACGTGCTGGAGTTCGTCCCGCTGGAGGCGATCGACCCCATCTACTACGACCGCACGTACTACCTGGAACCGCAGAAGGCGGCGACCAAGCCCTACGTGCTGCTCAGGGACGCGCTGCACAAGTCGGGCCAGGTGGCGGTCGTCAAGGTGGCCATCCGGCAGCGGGAAAGCCTTGCCCTGCTGCGGGTGGTCTCCGACGTGCTGGTGATGACCACCATGCTGTGGCCGGACGAGGTGCGCACCCCGGACTTCGCGTTCCTGCAGGAAGAACCCCCGCAGGTGCGGTCGCAGGAGCTGACCATGGCGAGCTCGCTCATCGACTCGCTGTCCGACACGGTGTTCGAGCCGGAGAAGTACGAGGACACCTACCGGCAGGCTCTGGAGTCGCTGATCCAGGCCAAGATCGAGGGCGACGACACCACCACGGCGCCGGCGGCCAAGCACGAGGCCGACGTCACCGACCTGCTGACCGCCCTACAGGCCAGCGTGAGCGCCGCGAAGAAGGACCGGGAGTCCTCCGCGGAGCCGGCCAAGCGCGCGACGGGCGGGTCCGGCGGAGCCGCCGGACGGAGCACGGCGAGTAAAACCAAGGGGACGGGGAGCAGGAGCACGACGAGCAAGAGCGGTTCGGATGGTTCGGCGAAGTCCGCCGCGAAGAAGCCGACCAAGTCCCGGCGGTCGCCGAAGTCGGCCTGA
- a CDS encoding transcriptional regulator → MDVADASTDARQLYRDVVEELTPAAGHNRFLTLLEAGQAPRDRLRRVAAEQDRILRSDRRSFTLAAARFAEPPAGPLLLDLAAGESRALELLHGFAGALGLDSAGLRAIEPTGMAQAYPHHVAWLCAYGTAAELLTAMVVNLGFWGSYCARTAVALREHYGLTRGDVEFFEFFSTPPPGFVETALEVVQAGFDQGSDPRAAATAARHMQVYEAAFWDSFREPEPA, encoded by the coding sequence ATGGATGTCGCCGACGCATCGACCGACGCCCGGCAGCTGTACCGGGACGTCGTCGAGGAACTGACCCCCGCCGCCGGGCACAACCGTTTCCTCACCCTGCTGGAGGCGGGGCAGGCGCCCCGAGACCGGCTGCGCCGCGTCGCCGCCGAGCAGGACCGCATCCTGCGCAGCGACCGGCGCAGCTTCACCCTGGCCGCGGCCCGGTTCGCCGAGCCACCCGCCGGCCCGCTGCTGCTCGACCTCGCCGCGGGCGAGAGCAGGGCGCTGGAGCTGCTGCACGGCTTCGCCGGGGCGCTCGGCCTGGACTCCGCGGGGCTGCGGGCCATCGAACCCACCGGGATGGCGCAGGCATACCCGCATCACGTCGCCTGGTTGTGCGCGTACGGGACCGCCGCGGAGTTGCTCACCGCGATGGTGGTGAACCTGGGCTTCTGGGGGTCCTACTGTGCCCGCACCGCCGTCGCGCTGCGCGAGCACTACGGCCTCACCCGCGGGGACGTGGAGTTCTTCGAGTTCTTCTCGACCCCGCCACCCGGGTTCGTGGAGACCGCGCTGGAGGTGGTCCAGGCCGGGTTCGACCAGGGCTCGGACCCGCGAGCCGCCGCCACGGCCGCCCGGCACATGCAGGTCTACGAGGCGGCGTTCTGGGACTCGTTTCGCGAACCGGAGCCAGCCTGA
- a CDS encoding chitinase, which translates to MARTPRRLLAGVLPAALVALALLPAGTAQAANIAVNSGFEAGNTTGWSCGAGTEVVSTPVHAGSYALAGTPAGQGTARCSQTITVEPDTDYRLSGWVRGSYTYLGVTGTGGGDRSTWSSGTAWSELAIEFTTGASATSVTIYVHGWYGQPTYHADDIVLDGPGGGDPDPQVPSAPDGLSGQASGSSAAALSWTAPGGTVTGYHVYRDGTRVASTTTTSYTDTGLRAETSYSYTVSAYNSAGESPRSAAVEVTTAPDGGDPGGELPKHVLTGYWQNFYNGAEPLRLADVPTTYDIIAVAFVDAVPGRNGGVDFTLDSGLSEQLGGYTDAQFRADIRTVQARGQKVILSVGGEKGTVWVGDSAAADNFATDMIGLIDEYGFDGVDIDLENGIHPDPMSSALRRIHAAGGEVITMAPQTLDMQSTQNGYFQLALSIKDILTIVNMQYYNSGTMLGCDQQVYAQGTVNFLTALACIQLEGGLRPDQVGLGLPASTRAAGGGYQSPGNVNDALDCLSRGTNCGSFQPDATYPAIRGAMTWSINWDASNGYNFASTVAPHLDRLP; encoded by the coding sequence GGGGCCGGTACCGAGGTGGTCAGCACCCCGGTGCACGCTGGTTCCTACGCTCTTGCCGGCACCCCGGCCGGGCAGGGCACCGCCCGTTGCTCGCAAACCATCACCGTCGAGCCGGACACCGACTACCGGCTCTCCGGCTGGGTCCGGGGCAGCTACACCTACCTCGGCGTGACCGGTACCGGCGGCGGCGACCGCAGCACCTGGAGTTCCGGCACCGCATGGAGTGAGCTCGCGATCGAGTTCACCACCGGGGCGTCCGCCACGAGCGTGACCATCTACGTGCACGGCTGGTACGGCCAGCCGACCTACCACGCCGACGACATCGTGCTGGACGGGCCCGGCGGCGGGGACCCGGATCCGCAGGTTCCCTCGGCGCCGGACGGGCTGTCCGGCCAGGCCTCCGGTTCGAGCGCGGCCGCGCTTTCCTGGACCGCGCCGGGTGGCACGGTCACCGGCTATCACGTGTACCGGGACGGCACGCGGGTCGCGTCCACCACCACGACCTCCTACACCGACACCGGCCTGCGGGCGGAGACCAGCTACAGCTACACCGTCTCCGCCTACAACAGCGCGGGGGAGTCGCCCCGGTCCGCCGCGGTCGAGGTGACCACCGCGCCGGACGGCGGTGACCCGGGCGGGGAACTGCCCAAGCACGTGCTCACCGGCTACTGGCAGAACTTCTACAACGGTGCGGAGCCACTGCGGCTGGCCGATGTCCCGACCACCTACGACATCATCGCCGTCGCCTTCGTGGATGCCGTGCCCGGCCGCAACGGCGGGGTCGACTTCACCCTGGATTCCGGGCTGTCCGAGCAGCTGGGTGGGTACACCGACGCGCAGTTCCGGGCCGATATCCGCACCGTGCAGGCGCGCGGGCAGAAGGTGATCCTCTCGGTCGGCGGGGAGAAGGGCACCGTCTGGGTCGGCGACTCGGCCGCCGCGGACAACTTCGCCACCGACATGATCGGGCTGATCGACGAGTACGGCTTCGACGGCGTGGACATCGACCTGGAGAACGGTATCCACCCCGACCCGATGAGCTCGGCGCTGCGCCGGATCCACGCCGCGGGCGGCGAGGTCATCACCATGGCGCCGCAGACCCTGGACATGCAGTCCACGCAGAACGGCTACTTCCAGCTGGCGCTGTCGATCAAGGACATCCTGACCATCGTCAACATGCAGTACTACAACAGCGGGACCATGCTCGGCTGTGACCAGCAGGTCTATGCGCAGGGCACGGTCAACTTCCTCACCGCGCTGGCCTGCATCCAACTGGAGGGCGGGTTGCGGCCGGACCAGGTCGGGTTGGGCCTGCCCGCCTCGACCAGGGCCGCGGGCGGCGGCTACCAGTCGCCGGGCAACGTCAACGACGCGCTGGACTGCCTGTCCCGGGGCACCAACTGCGGCAGCTTCCAGCCGGACGCGACGTATCCGGCCATCCGGGGCGCGATGACCTGGTCGATCAACTGGGACGCGTCCAACGGCTACAACTTCGCCAGTACCGTGGCGCCGCACCTGGACCGGTTGCCGTAA